One window from the genome of Paraconexibacter algicola encodes:
- a CDS encoding esterase/lipase family protein, which produces MLTRGRVVALLTAALLGTGASAGPATAVGPVTDAAFAPVDTPGAPLTVDPAAVERALACSPGVTGATRTPVLLLQGTGATAKDNWSWTYQPAFDALGVPWCALDLPEHATADIQQAGEYVVHALRTMAARAGRRVSIVGHSQGGMVGRWALRWWPDTRALVDDLVGFAPSNHGTTRAVCSAEDPCSPAGWQQRDESDFMRALNSRQETFAGISYTSIYTRVDETVQPNQDAETGSSSLRTGDGARTNVATQDICPAAAYEHLLIGLVDPVAYALAIDALTHDGPADPARIDRGVCLQVLHPGIDPVTAPADGAAAAISFQSYRARTVPAEPALACYTTASCPRSAPAAACTPARRTTVTLARLARVRVTVNGRRTAVTRTRTGRVRVRLDLRRRAGTTVVVRARGTDARGRRVSVVRRVVVCG; this is translated from the coding sequence ATGCTCACGAGGGGTCGGGTCGTCGCACTGCTCACCGCCGCGCTGCTCGGCACGGGGGCGAGCGCCGGTCCCGCGACCGCGGTCGGCCCCGTCACGGACGCCGCGTTCGCGCCGGTCGACACCCCGGGCGCGCCGCTCACCGTCGACCCCGCCGCCGTCGAGCGCGCGCTCGCCTGCTCGCCCGGCGTGACGGGCGCGACCCGCACGCCGGTCCTGCTGCTCCAGGGGACCGGCGCGACCGCGAAGGACAACTGGTCGTGGACCTACCAGCCCGCGTTCGACGCGCTCGGCGTCCCGTGGTGCGCGCTGGACCTGCCCGAGCACGCCACCGCCGACATCCAGCAGGCGGGCGAGTACGTCGTCCACGCCCTGCGCACGATGGCGGCACGCGCCGGCCGGCGCGTGTCGATCGTCGGGCACTCCCAGGGCGGCATGGTCGGGCGCTGGGCGCTGCGCTGGTGGCCCGACACCCGCGCGCTCGTCGACGACCTCGTCGGCTTCGCGCCGTCCAACCACGGCACCACCCGCGCGGTCTGCAGCGCCGAGGACCCGTGCAGCCCGGCCGGCTGGCAGCAGCGCGACGAGTCCGACTTCATGCGCGCGCTGAACTCCCGGCAGGAGACCTTCGCGGGGATCTCGTACACGAGCATCTACACGCGCGTCGACGAGACCGTGCAGCCCAACCAGGACGCGGAGACCGGCTCGTCGTCCCTGCGCACCGGGGACGGGGCGCGCACGAACGTCGCCACCCAGGACATCTGCCCGGCCGCCGCCTACGAGCACCTGCTCATCGGCCTCGTCGACCCGGTCGCCTACGCGCTGGCGATCGACGCCCTCACCCACGACGGCCCGGCCGACCCGGCGCGGATCGACCGCGGCGTCTGCCTGCAGGTCCTGCACCCGGGCATCGACCCCGTGACCGCGCCCGCCGACGGTGCTGCCGCCGCGATCTCGTTCCAGAGCTACCGGGCGCGCACGGTCCCCGCCGAGCCCGCGCTCGCCTGCTACACCACCGCCTCCTGCCCGCGGTCCGCTCCCGCCGCAGCCTGCACGCCCGCCCGCCGCACGACCGTGACGCTCGCCCGGCTGGCCCGCGTGCGCGTGACGGTGAACGGCCGGCGGACCGCCGTCACGCGCACGCGCACCGGCCGGGTCCGCGTGCGGCTCGACCTGCGCCGCCGCGCCGGCACGACCGTCGTCGTCCGCGCCCGCGGCACCGACGCGCGTGGCCGCCGCGTCAGCGTCGTGCGGCGCGTCGTGGTCTGCGGCTGA
- a CDS encoding DUF2309 domain-containing protein produces MSYTDTDRVRLRAQVSSAATALHAIWPLRTFIAVNPLGGLQHEPFEQAVARSRRLLGIDGHLPLTDYRAHHDRGRITSADLDAALHRRLPELGGLPDLELDGTTVPAVHALRADLLHGRDVPAPPVLPRGAGEWCDRLLGTDIAAAVDAEVAKWLTAFCDSGHAAWAMPGRERGLYAAWRALVPHDAALDRLGLRDVLAAPAVRAEDAVLAALTALHVPDAERRAELRGQLARLPGFTGHVKWCAEHPDQAPHPADLVELLAIRLSYEAPLVSAATAGLLPEGTAGLRALVEQDLAPHAAPAPVDPIGRHVRAARVARVLGAHAATEQELEACSAVLERLPAADRPWVWQDAFEWHYRDGLLAQLARAPDPDPAPSGRPDAQAVFCIDARSEGLRRHLGDRGAYETFGFAGFYQLVIRWRQLGSDHEARLCPAPVTPTKAITERPVTGTERDAARAMATAGHYDALDHAFHRARHGLASPFALAEASGWLAGPLAAARTAAPERVGRLRDRLARRTRVIAADPTVATPDEQEAAALVAETERQAIRAALGRPGLPEERCEDLRLQALRGEAPDLAARAGLTPHAHAQRLADAARLGFDRDEQVLWAEFALRSFGLVDRFAPVVLLTGHGSRTENNAYEAALDCGACGGQHGGPNARIAAALLNRLSVRVGLAERGIRIPDDTVVIAGHHDTATDRVEILDRHAIPAGHRDAVDRLQADLDRAGEALAAERARRLPGPDHPRRRARDWAQIRPEWGLARHGAFVIGPGDMVAGLDLQTRTFLHSYDWRADPDGTALETILTAPGLVVQWINAQYYFSAVDPDVLGAGDKALHNVVGDVGVLEGPGGDLRIGLPWQSVAVGDELYHEPLRALFVVQAPRARIDELIARNDLLQHYVDGGWIALAARESADDPFHQRTPGGPWVRWTPATPVLEEIA; encoded by the coding sequence ATGAGCTACACCGACACCGACCGGGTGCGCCTGCGCGCCCAGGTCTCCTCCGCCGCCACCGCGCTGCACGCCATCTGGCCGCTGCGCACCTTCATCGCCGTCAACCCGCTCGGCGGCCTCCAGCACGAGCCGTTCGAGCAGGCGGTCGCGCGCTCCCGGCGCCTGCTCGGGATCGACGGCCACCTGCCGCTCACCGACTACCGCGCCCACCACGACCGCGGTCGCATCACCAGCGCCGACCTCGACGCTGCGCTCCACCGGCGCCTGCCCGAGCTCGGCGGCCTCCCCGACCTCGAGCTCGACGGGACCACGGTGCCGGCCGTGCACGCCCTGCGCGCCGACCTCCTGCACGGCCGCGACGTGCCCGCCCCGCCCGTGCTCCCGCGCGGCGCCGGGGAATGGTGCGACCGGCTGCTGGGCACCGACATCGCCGCCGCCGTCGACGCGGAGGTCGCCAAGTGGCTCACCGCCTTCTGCGACTCCGGGCACGCCGCCTGGGCGATGCCCGGCCGCGAACGGGGCCTGTACGCCGCCTGGCGCGCGCTCGTGCCGCACGACGCGGCGCTCGACCGGCTCGGGCTGCGCGACGTGCTCGCCGCGCCCGCGGTGCGCGCCGAGGACGCCGTGCTCGCCGCCCTGACCGCGCTGCACGTGCCCGACGCCGAACGCCGCGCCGAGCTGCGCGGACAGCTCGCCCGGCTGCCCGGCTTCACCGGGCACGTGAAGTGGTGCGCCGAGCACCCCGACCAGGCACCGCACCCGGCCGACCTCGTCGAGCTGCTCGCCATCCGGCTCTCCTACGAGGCGCCGCTCGTCAGCGCCGCCACCGCCGGACTCCTCCCCGAGGGGACCGCCGGCCTGCGCGCACTGGTCGAGCAGGACCTCGCCCCGCACGCCGCCCCGGCACCCGTCGACCCGATCGGACGGCACGTCCGCGCCGCCCGCGTCGCCCGCGTGCTCGGCGCCCACGCGGCCACCGAGCAGGAGCTCGAGGCGTGCAGCGCGGTCCTCGAGCGGCTGCCCGCCGCGGACCGGCCGTGGGTCTGGCAGGACGCGTTCGAGTGGCACTACCGCGACGGCCTGCTCGCGCAGCTGGCACGCGCCCCCGACCCGGACCCGGCACCGTCCGGGCGGCCCGACGCGCAGGCCGTCTTCTGCATCGACGCGCGCTCGGAGGGCCTGCGCCGTCACCTCGGCGACCGCGGCGCCTACGAGACGTTCGGCTTCGCCGGCTTCTACCAGCTCGTGATCCGCTGGCGGCAGCTCGGCAGCGACCACGAGGCGCGGCTGTGCCCGGCCCCGGTCACGCCGACCAAGGCGATCACCGAGCGGCCCGTCACCGGCACCGAACGCGACGCCGCCCGAGCGATGGCCACCGCCGGGCACTACGACGCGCTCGACCACGCCTTCCACCGGGCCCGGCACGGGCTCGCCTCCCCGTTCGCGCTCGCCGAGGCGTCCGGCTGGCTCGCGGGCCCGCTCGCGGCCGCGCGCACCGCCGCCCCGGAACGGGTCGGGCGGCTGCGCGACCGGCTCGCCCGCCGGACCCGCGTCATCGCCGCCGACCCCACCGTCGCCACCCCCGACGAGCAGGAGGCGGCCGCGCTCGTCGCCGAGACCGAGCGGCAGGCGATCCGCGCCGCGCTCGGCCGTCCCGGCCTCCCGGAGGAGCGCTGCGAGGACCTGCGCCTGCAGGCCCTGCGCGGCGAGGCCCCCGACCTCGCCGCCCGCGCCGGACTGACCCCGCACGCCCACGCGCAGCGGCTCGCCGACGCCGCCCGGCTGGGCTTCGACCGCGACGAGCAGGTCCTCTGGGCCGAGTTCGCCCTGCGCTCGTTCGGGCTCGTGGACCGCTTCGCCCCCGTCGTCCTGCTGACCGGGCACGGCAGCCGGACCGAGAACAACGCCTACGAGGCCGCCCTGGACTGCGGCGCGTGCGGCGGGCAGCACGGCGGCCCCAACGCCCGCATCGCCGCCGCGCTGCTCAACCGCCTCAGCGTCCGCGTCGGCCTCGCCGAGCGCGGGATCCGCATCCCCGACGACACGGTCGTGATCGCCGGACACCACGACACCGCCACCGACCGCGTCGAGATCCTCGACCGTCACGCGATCCCCGCCGGGCACCGCGACGCGGTCGACCGGCTGCAGGCCGACCTCGACCGGGCCGGGGAGGCGCTCGCCGCCGAGCGCGCACGGCGGCTGCCCGGCCCCGACCATCCGCGCCGGCGGGCCCGCGACTGGGCGCAGATCCGGCCCGAGTGGGGGCTCGCCCGCCACGGCGCGTTCGTCATCGGACCGGGGGACATGGTCGCCGGCCTGGACCTCCAGACCCGGACGTTCCTGCACTCCTACGACTGGCGCGCCGACCCGGACGGCACCGCCCTGGAGACGATCCTCACGGCGCCCGGGCTCGTCGTGCAGTGGATCAACGCCCAGTACTACTTCTCCGCCGTCGACCCGGACGTCCTGGGGGCGGGGGACAAGGCGCTCCACAACGTCGTCGGGGACGTCGGCGTCCTCGAGGGACCCGGAGGGGACCTGCGGATCGGGCTGCCGTGGCAGTCGGTCGCCGTCGGCGACGAGCTCTACCACGAGCCGCTGCGCGCACTGTTCGTCGTGCAGGCCCCCCGCGCGCGCATCGACGAGCTGATTGCGCGCAACGACCTGCTGCAGCACTACGTCGACGGCGGCTGGATCGCGCTCGCGGCCCGCGAGTCCGCCGACGACCCGTTCCACCAGCGCACCCCGGGCGGGCCCTGGGTGCGCTGGACCCCTGCCACCCCCGTCCTCGAGGAGATCGCATGA
- a CDS encoding proton-conducting transporter membrane subunit: MSALLPLAVGAPALAGIAVLLAPARWLRSGGAHAAAAGSLLGLALTVALAVDVLGGGPVTWTPGGSPDGPGLLADRVSVLLLLLVLGVSAVVQAYTARYLCGDPRQRRLVVTAAGTTTAAAAMVGAATLTVLAAAWCAAGLGLLALLAQRADLPAACVGLQRTARTFAIGDLALLAAVAIVLATAGDPSLRDPGAAAAALDTATVAGVDAATLVACLLVLAAIARSALLPLHRWLPATLAAPTPVSALLHAGLVNAGGILLVRLAPLVDASALALGLAFAAGAATAVHGTALMLTRPDVKGALAHSTVGQMGFMVLACALGAYAAALLHLVAHGMYKATLFLGSGSVVHADKRRAVAARPGPRGVRWAPPVQLAAAALVPAVAIAAAFLTYAADLLGHPGTLVLVAFAWATAAHAAHAWLTSTPGRPLLGLAAVAAACLAYTGLITGADALLAPALPDPGATVSAWFALVPAAILAAGLPVLRSRRGAQLSARLYVRALEAGRTAPRPRRDPALARRAHAPVVTRPPRVRDGALDDRSTTHHDAPRSVPA; encoded by the coding sequence GTGAGCGCCCTCCTACCCCTCGCGGTCGGCGCCCCGGCGCTCGCCGGGATCGCGGTCCTGCTGGCGCCCGCCCGGTGGCTGCGGTCCGGCGGCGCCCACGCCGCGGCCGCCGGCTCGCTCCTGGGCCTCGCGCTCACCGTCGCGCTCGCCGTCGACGTGCTCGGCGGCGGGCCGGTCACCTGGACCCCCGGCGGCAGCCCGGACGGGCCGGGCCTCCTCGCCGACCGCGTCTCGGTCCTCCTGCTCCTGCTCGTCCTCGGCGTCAGCGCCGTCGTGCAGGCCTACACCGCCCGCTACCTCTGCGGCGACCCGCGCCAGCGGCGCCTCGTCGTCACCGCCGCCGGCACCACCACGGCCGCCGCCGCGATGGTCGGCGCCGCCACCCTCACCGTCCTCGCGGCCGCGTGGTGCGCCGCCGGCCTGGGCCTGCTCGCGCTGCTCGCGCAGCGCGCCGACCTCCCGGCCGCCTGCGTCGGCCTGCAGCGGACCGCGCGGACCTTCGCCATCGGCGACCTCGCGCTGCTCGCCGCCGTCGCCATCGTCCTCGCCACCGCCGGTGACCCGTCGCTGCGCGACCCCGGGGCGGCCGCCGCCGCGCTCGACACCGCGACCGTCGCCGGCGTCGACGCCGCGACGCTCGTCGCCTGCCTGCTCGTGCTCGCCGCGATCGCGCGCTCCGCGCTGCTGCCGCTGCACCGCTGGCTGCCCGCCACGCTCGCCGCACCGACCCCCGTCTCGGCCCTGCTGCACGCCGGGCTCGTCAACGCAGGCGGCATCCTGCTGGTGCGGCTCGCCCCGCTCGTCGACGCCTCCGCACTCGCCCTCGGCCTCGCCTTCGCGGCCGGTGCGGCCACCGCGGTCCACGGCACCGCCCTGATGCTCACCCGTCCCGACGTCAAGGGCGCCCTCGCGCACTCGACCGTCGGCCAGATGGGCTTCATGGTCCTCGCGTGCGCGCTCGGCGCCTACGCCGCCGCGCTCCTGCACCTCGTCGCGCACGGCATGTACAAGGCCACCCTGTTCCTCGGGTCGGGCTCCGTCGTGCACGCCGACAAGCGGCGGGCCGTCGCCGCCCGGCCCGGCCCACGCGGCGTGCGCTGGGCGCCGCCCGTCCAGCTCGCCGCCGCCGCCCTCGTCCCGGCGGTGGCGATCGCCGCCGCGTTCCTGACCTACGCCGCCGACCTGCTCGGCCACCCCGGCACGCTCGTCCTCGTCGCGTTCGCCTGGGCCACCGCCGCGCACGCCGCGCACGCCTGGCTCACGAGCACCCCCGGACGACCGCTGCTGGGCCTCGCCGCCGTCGCGGCGGCGTGCCTCGCCTACACCGGCCTGATCACGGGCGCCGACGCCCTGCTCGCGCCCGCGCTCCCGGACCCCGGCGCCACCGTCAGCGCCTGGTTCGCGCTGGTGCCCGCCGCCATCCTGGCCGCCGGCCTGCCGGTCCTGCGCTCCCGCCGCGGCGCGCAGCTGAGCGCCCGGCTGTACGTCCGCGCGCTCGAGGCCGGGCGCACCGCGCCCCGGCCGCGGCGCGACCCGGCGCTCGCCCGCCGCGCCCATGCGCCCGTCGTCACCCGGCCCCCGCGGGTCCGTGACGGCGCCCTCGACGACCGCAGCACCACCCACCACGACGCCCCCAGGAGCGTGCCCGCATGA
- a CDS encoding RNA polymerase sigma factor, producing MSTIDAGAFSAIYERHHDAIRGYLRARVRDDALADDLTAETFARAFASHDRFVDQGHGERPWLFTIATNLLRDELRAGTRRQALLDRLPAEGHTAPPEPAGPADPLLAGALRDLRREELEVLLLSAWADLSYEEIAAALDVPVGTVRSRLHRARRHLRTALAAGIAAGVALVAVLALLPTRDGRGPGVPGTPLRGPVSAAAACAEPGPAGRCLRAVGLLAGLQTLPGSGDVLYERGSTTLASFLVGGPPREDRGNQIPLARARRPFSVSRWVVEERWVAADGSGRFAATGVGRVRLDSARDRAAWRAAGSPDLERLIPQVPSPDPASSAFPAGAAGTALLGANGLNDELAGDDPLRGLSEDPTVLAGQLREKAWSGRDAGDGGCPSAAALTDCPPAVRDEVRRTASGFAITLLGYPAAGPRLRAALVEVLRRTPRTRGLGLRHLPDGTRVAVIRLDRAWAADGLDVLAFDPSTGALRGTGTTGEDDTLRWFATTNDVRARVPAVGRRP from the coding sequence ATGAGTACCATCGACGCGGGCGCGTTCTCCGCGATCTACGAGCGCCACCACGACGCGATCCGCGGCTACCTGCGGGCGCGCGTCCGCGACGACGCCCTGGCGGACGACCTCACCGCCGAGACGTTCGCGCGCGCGTTCGCCTCCCACGACCGGTTCGTCGACCAGGGCCACGGCGAGCGGCCGTGGCTGTTCACCATCGCCACGAACCTGCTCCGCGACGAGCTGCGCGCCGGGACCCGGCGGCAGGCGCTCCTGGACCGGCTCCCGGCCGAGGGGCACACCGCGCCGCCCGAGCCGGCCGGCCCGGCCGACCCGCTCCTCGCCGGGGCGCTGCGCGACCTGCGCCGGGAGGAGCTCGAGGTCCTGCTGCTGAGCGCGTGGGCGGACCTCTCCTACGAGGAGATCGCCGCCGCGCTCGACGTGCCCGTCGGGACCGTGCGCTCGCGCCTGCACCGTGCGCGCCGCCACCTGCGCACCGCGCTCGCCGCGGGCATCGCGGCGGGCGTGGCGCTCGTCGCGGTCCTCGCGCTGCTGCCCACCCGGGACGGGCGGGGCCCGGGCGTGCCCGGCACGCCGCTCCGCGGGCCCGTGTCGGCCGCCGCCGCGTGCGCCGAGCCCGGGCCCGCCGGTCGGTGCCTGCGCGCCGTCGGACTGCTCGCCGGGCTGCAGACGCTGCCGGGCAGCGGCGACGTGCTCTACGAGCGGGGCAGCACGACGCTCGCGTCGTTCCTCGTCGGCGGCCCCCCGCGCGAGGACCGTGGCAACCAGATCCCGTTGGCGAGGGCGCGCAGGCCGTTCTCCGTGTCCCGATGGGTCGTCGAGGAGCGCTGGGTCGCCGCCGACGGCAGCGGGCGGTTCGCCGCCACGGGCGTCGGCCGCGTGCGGCTCGACTCGGCCCGCGACCGGGCGGCCTGGCGCGCGGCGGGCTCCCCGGATCTCGAGCGGCTGATCCCGCAGGTCCCGTCGCCGGACCCGGCCAGCTCCGCCTTCCCCGCGGGAGCGGCCGGGACCGCGCTGCTCGGCGCCAACGGCCTGAACGACGAGCTCGCGGGAGACGATCCGCTCCGCGGGCTCTCCGAGGACCCGACGGTCCTGGCCGGGCAGCTGCGCGAGAAGGCCTGGTCGGGCCGCGACGCCGGCGACGGCGGCTGCCCGTCGGCCGCCGCCCTGACCGACTGCCCGCCGGCCGTCCGCGACGAGGTCCGCCGGACCGCGAGCGGCTTCGCGATCACGCTGCTGGGCTACCCGGCGGCCGGGCCGCGGCTGCGGGCCGCGCTCGTCGAGGTCCTGCGCCGCACGCCGAGGACCCGCGGCCTGGGCCTGCGCCATCTGCCCGACGGGACGCGCGTCGCCGTGATCCGCCTCGACCGGGCCTGGGCGGCCGACGGGCTCGACGTCCTCGCGTTCGACCCCTCGACCGGGGCGCTGCGCGGCACCGGCACGACCGGCGAGGACGACACCCTGCGCTGGTTCGCCACGACGAACGACGTGCGGGCGCGCGTCCCCGCGGTCGGCCGGCGGCCGTAG
- a CDS encoding enoyl-ACP reductase FabI: MSLTDRRLLVTGVASPESIAYAVAERALDDGAHVTLTAPPRDLDRCRDLAHTLPGDVAVVCADLTSTEDLDALQRRLRADGGPLHGAVHAVAYAPAEALDGPFVEAGQAGVELAFRTSAWSLAGLARAVAPLFPAGGGSLVGMTFHSDGAWATYNWMGVCKSALEATNRYLARDLGTVGARANLVAAGPLHTRAAGGIPGFDALLDAWERQAPLRWDATDPGPVADATLFLLDDASRAITGEVLHVDAGFHAMAGAVRSA, encoded by the coding sequence ATGTCCCTCACCGACCGCCGGCTGCTCGTCACCGGCGTCGCCTCACCCGAGTCCATCGCCTACGCCGTCGCCGAGCGCGCCCTCGACGACGGGGCGCACGTCACCCTCACCGCGCCGCCGCGCGACCTCGACCGCTGCCGCGACCTCGCCCACACGCTGCCCGGGGACGTCGCGGTCGTCTGCGCGGACCTGACCTCGACCGAGGACCTCGACGCGCTGCAGCGCCGCCTGCGCGCCGACGGGGGGCCGCTGCACGGGGCCGTGCACGCCGTGGCCTACGCGCCCGCGGAAGCGCTCGACGGGCCGTTCGTCGAGGCCGGGCAGGCCGGGGTCGAGCTGGCGTTCCGCACGTCCGCCTGGTCCCTGGCCGGTCTCGCCCGCGCCGTCGCCCCGCTGTTCCCGGCCGGGGGCGGCTCGCTCGTCGGCATGACGTTCCACAGCGACGGCGCGTGGGCGACCTACAACTGGATGGGCGTGTGCAAGTCGGCGCTCGAGGCGACCAACCGCTACCTCGCCCGCGACCTCGGGACGGTCGGCGCGCGGGCCAACCTCGTCGCCGCCGGACCCTTGCACACGCGCGCCGCGGGCGGCATCCCCGGCTTCGACGCGCTCCTGGACGCCTGGGAGCGGCAGGCCCCGCTGCGCTGGGACGCCACCGACCCGGGGCCGGTCGCCGACGCCACCCTGTTCCTGCTCGACGACGCGTCCCGCGCCATCACCGGGGAGGTCCTGCACGTCGACGCCGGGTTCCACGCGATGGCGGGCGCGGTGCGGTCCGCCTGA
- a CDS encoding P-II family nitrogen regulator → MSTPTALTPMTKVEVVLRGADVPSAVELLRAAGATGYTSINGVSGFGHDGYHGGRLLFNDTDALSLLIAVMPDDRAHAAIAGLRELFEDRPGVLFVSPTAVCRSEHFTAPA, encoded by the coding sequence ATGAGCACCCCCACCGCCCTGACGCCGATGACGAAGGTCGAGGTCGTCCTGCGCGGCGCCGACGTCCCGAGCGCCGTCGAGCTGCTGCGCGCCGCCGGCGCCACCGGCTACACGAGCATCAACGGCGTCTCCGGCTTCGGGCACGACGGCTACCACGGGGGCCGCCTGCTCTTCAACGACACCGACGCGCTCTCGCTGCTCATCGCGGTCATGCCCGACGACCGCGCGCACGCGGCGATCGCCGGACTGCGCGAGCTGTTCGAGGACCGCCCGGGCGTGCTGTTCGTCTCGCCCACCGCGGTCTGCCGCTCCGAGCACTTCACCGCGCCGGCCTGA
- a CDS encoding helix-turn-helix transcriptional regulator has product MAGDWTFLTNHAHVLLCVARDPGMRMRDIADTVGITERAAQRIVSDLIEGGYVERERDGRRNHYRVNRQAPLRHPMDRDHAIGEILELLGR; this is encoded by the coding sequence ATGGCGGGCGACTGGACCTTCCTCACCAACCACGCGCACGTCCTCCTCTGCGTCGCCCGTGACCCCGGCATGCGGATGCGCGACATCGCCGACACGGTCGGGATCACCGAGCGGGCCGCCCAGCGGATCGTCAGCGACCTGATCGAGGGCGGGTACGTCGAGCGCGAGCGCGACGGGCGGCGCAACCACTACCGCGTCAACCGCCAGGCGCCACTGCGTCACCCGATGGACCGCGACCACGCCATCGGCGAGATCCTCGAGCTCCTCGGCCGCTGA
- a CDS encoding cation:proton antiporter has translation MDALAGIVLACLLVVVVARALGGLLERFGQPRVMGEVLAGLVLGASLLGLAPGDPSAAIFTEDARDVMKAAGLVGVVAYLGAVGASLDLTALRRDRRAATSVALASFALPFAAGAALALALHGEVSGDPPLAAFALFVGTAIAVTAFPVLARIVDARGLGDRLPGRVALAAAAAQEALVWPALAIAVTVSGRDGGVGDGPAGTVAAAVAGVLVVVALARVLAPVVLRAASAPAGRFGVLVAGLGLAAAVTEVTGLHPVAGAFLYGLVLPAGPRAELAADLRSRRAVVALAVLLPLYFAVPALRLDVTTLGSDGLGMLALVLVVAVAAKLLTATAAAAWAGLSRSDALTVGVLMNARGLVEILVLTVGLDAGLIDERLFAVFVLVALITTFATGPLLGRVPQDPPSPPAAEPPVARPRRALAGRR, from the coding sequence GTGGACGCCCTTGCCGGGATCGTGCTCGCGTGCCTGCTCGTGGTGGTCGTCGCCCGGGCGCTCGGCGGGCTGCTCGAGCGGTTCGGGCAGCCCCGCGTGATGGGCGAGGTGCTCGCCGGGCTCGTGCTCGGCGCCTCGCTGCTTGGTCTGGCCCCGGGCGATCCGTCGGCGGCGATCTTCACCGAGGACGCGCGCGACGTGATGAAGGCCGCGGGCCTCGTCGGCGTCGTCGCGTACCTCGGGGCGGTCGGCGCGTCGCTGGATCTCACGGCGCTGCGGCGCGACCGTCGGGCCGCCACGAGCGTCGCGCTCGCGTCGTTCGCGCTCCCGTTCGCCGCCGGGGCGGCGCTCGCGCTCGCGCTCCACGGCGAGGTGTCGGGTGATCCGCCGCTGGCGGCGTTCGCGCTGTTCGTCGGGACCGCGATCGCGGTGACGGCCTTCCCGGTCCTCGCCCGGATCGTCGACGCGCGCGGGCTCGGGGACCGGCTGCCGGGCCGGGTCGCGCTCGCCGCGGCCGCGGCGCAGGAGGCGCTGGTGTGGCCGGCGCTGGCGATCGCCGTGACGGTGAGCGGGCGCGACGGCGGGGTCGGCGACGGCCCGGCGGGAACGGTCGCCGCGGCGGTCGCCGGGGTGCTCGTCGTGGTGGCGCTGGCCCGGGTGCTCGCCCCGGTCGTGCTGCGCGCCGCGTCGGCGCCGGCGGGGCGGTTCGGCGTGCTCGTCGCGGGCCTCGGGCTCGCGGCCGCGGTGACCGAGGTGACGGGGCTGCATCCGGTCGCGGGTGCGTTCCTGTACGGCCTCGTGCTGCCGGCCGGTCCGCGCGCGGAGCTGGCCGCGGACTTGCGCTCGCGCCGGGCGGTCGTCGCGCTCGCCGTGCTGCTGCCGCTGTACTTCGCGGTTCCGGCGCTGCGCCTGGACGTCACCACCCTGGGCTCCGACGGTCTCGGGATGCTCGCGCTCGTCCTCGTGGTGGCGGTCGCCGCCAAGCTCCTGACCGCCACGGCGGCCGCGGCGTGGGCGGGGCTCTCCCGCTCGGACGCCCTGACGGTCGGCGTCCTGATGAACGCACGGGGCCTGGTCGAGATCCTCGTCCTCACGGTCGGGCTCGACGCCGGGCTGATCGACGAGCGGCTGTTCGCGGTGTTCGTGCTGGTCGCGCTGATCACGACGTTCGCGACCGGGCCGCTGCTCGGCCGCGTCCCGCAGGACCCGCCGTCCCCGCCCGCCGCCGAGCCGCCGGTCGCCCGGCCCCGGCGGGCGCTCGCCGGCCGCCGCTGA